Proteins encoded together in one Pseudomonas sp. TCU-HL1 window:
- a CDS encoding ABC transporter substrate-binding protein — protein sequence MRRTLSSLALCLPLCAAAGQSLVVCTEASPEGFDIVQYTAATTADASAETVFDRLVRFAPGSTRLQPGLAERWTISPDGLVYEFQLRKGVKFHATDDFKPTREFNADDVLWSFQRQLDASHPWHKLSPRGFPYAESMAFAQLIDRIEKQDDHRVRFTLKHPEAPFLADLAMGFTSIYSAEYANQLLKAGTPEQLNRRPIGTGPFVFERYRKDAQVRFRANPDYWAGKPAVDKLLFAITPDPNVRVQQLKAGDCQIAVYPRPTDIASLRQDPALQILELDSLLVAYVGINTRHPPLDDVRVRQAINLAFDTRAYLRAQFGEGNASRAVVPYPATLLGFNDKLDPWPHDPEKARQLMAEAGHKDGFKLTIWTRPGGGPTNPNPGIGAQMLQADLAAIGIKAEIRVYEWGELIKRAKNGEHDLVFMGWAGDNGDPDNFLTPNLSCAAAKSGENQAGWCNQAFDELIREARAVTEPARRAELYRQALAIFHEQAPWIPLAHPKQFAAVRKGVEGFRLNPMGSNNYARVKVVP from the coding sequence ATGCGTCGAACCCTGTCGTCCCTCGCCCTCTGCCTTCCCCTCTGTGCCGCCGCCGGCCAGTCCCTGGTGGTCTGCACCGAAGCCAGTCCCGAGGGCTTCGATATCGTCCAGTACACCGCCGCCACCACGGCCGATGCTTCGGCCGAAACCGTCTTCGACCGCCTGGTACGTTTCGCCCCTGGCAGCACGCGACTGCAACCAGGCCTCGCAGAGCGCTGGACCATCAGCCCCGACGGGCTGGTCTACGAGTTCCAGTTGCGCAAGGGCGTGAAGTTCCACGCCACCGACGACTTCAAGCCGACACGCGAATTCAACGCCGACGACGTGCTCTGGAGCTTCCAGCGCCAACTAGACGCCAGCCACCCCTGGCACAAGCTCTCCCCGCGCGGTTTTCCCTATGCCGAGTCCATGGCTTTCGCTCAGCTGATCGATCGCATCGAGAAGCAGGATGACCACCGCGTGCGCTTTACCCTGAAACACCCCGAAGCGCCCTTCCTGGCCGACCTGGCCATGGGCTTCACCTCGATCTACTCGGCGGAATATGCCAATCAGTTGCTCAAGGCCGGCACGCCGGAGCAGCTCAACCGCAGGCCGATCGGCACCGGCCCCTTCGTGTTCGAGCGCTATCGCAAGGACGCACAGGTGCGCTTCCGCGCCAACCCGGATTACTGGGCAGGCAAACCGGCTGTGGACAAGTTGCTGTTCGCCATCACCCCCGACCCGAACGTGCGCGTGCAACAGCTCAAGGCCGGTGACTGCCAGATCGCGGTCTATCCGCGCCCTACCGATATCGCCAGCCTGCGCCAGGACCCGGCCTTGCAGATTCTGGAGCTGGACTCCCTGCTGGTTGCCTATGTCGGCATCAACACCCGCCATCCGCCACTGGATGACGTGCGCGTGCGCCAGGCCATCAACCTCGCCTTCGACACCCGTGCCTATCTGCGTGCGCAGTTTGGCGAAGGCAATGCCAGCCGTGCCGTGGTGCCCTACCCCGCGACGCTGCTGGGCTTCAACGACAAGCTCGACCCATGGCCCCACGACCCTGAGAAGGCGCGCCAGTTAATGGCCGAAGCCGGGCACAAGGATGGCTTCAAGCTGACCATCTGGACCCGCCCCGGCGGCGGCCCGACCAATCCCAACCCGGGCATCGGCGCGCAGATGCTCCAGGCCGACCTGGCCGCCATTGGCATCAAGGCGGAGATTCGCGTCTATGAATGGGGCGAGCTGATCAAGCGCGCCAAGAACGGAGAACATGACCTGGTGTTCATGGGCTGGGCCGGCGACAACGGCGACCCGGACAACTTCCTTACCCCCAACCTGTCCTGCGCGGCGGCTAAATCAGGCGAGAACCAGGCCGGCTGGTGCAATCAGGCGTTCGATGAGCTGATCCGCGAAGCCCGCGCCGTGACCGAACCGGCCCGCCGTGCCGAGCTCTATCGCCAGGCACTGGCGATCTTCCACGAGCAGGCTCCCTGGATTCCCCTCGCGCATCCCAAGCAGTTCGCCGCCGTGCGCAAGGGCGTGGAAGGGTTCCGGTTGAACCCGATGGGCTCGAACAATTACGCACGGGTGAAGGTCGTTCCGTAG
- a CDS encoding ABC transporter substrate-binding protein encodes MIAAGLLLGSGFTLAASNLVFCSEGSPAGFDPGQYTTGTDFDAASETLFNRLAQFQRGSTQVEPTLASSWDISEDGKRYVFQLRPGVKFHTTDYFKPTREFNADDVVFTFQRMLDKNHPFRKAYPTEFPYFTDMGLDKNIAKVEKVDDMTVAFTLNEVDAAFIQNLAMNFAAVQSAEYADQLLKAGKAADINQKPIGTGPFMLKRYQKDAQIRFTGNKDYWKPEDVKIDNLIFAINTDASVRTQKLKAGECQVTLNPRPADIEALKKDPNLQVPSEPGFNLGYIAYNVTRTPFDKLEVRQALDMAVNKQAIIDAVYQGAGQLAVNGMPPTQWSYDETIKDRDFNPEKARELLKAAGVKEGTEITLWAMPVQRPYNPNAKLMAEMLQADWAKVGIKARIVSYEWGEYIKRAHAGEHDAMLIGWTGDNGDPDNWLGTLYGCDSVDGNNFSKWCDAGYDKLVKAAKATSDVEKRTELYKQAQHVLQQQVPITPIAHSTVYQPMRASVKDFLISPFGRNSFYGVSNGR; translated from the coding sequence ATGATCGCCGCCGGCCTGCTCCTCGGCTCCGGCTTCACCCTCGCCGCCAGCAACCTGGTTTTCTGCTCCGAAGGTAGCCCCGCCGGCTTCGATCCGGGCCAATACACCACCGGCACCGACTTCGACGCGGCCTCGGAAACCCTCTTCAACCGCCTCGCCCAGTTCCAGCGCGGCAGCACCCAGGTCGAACCGACCCTGGCCAGCAGTTGGGACATCAGCGAAGACGGCAAGCGCTACGTGTTCCAACTGCGCCCGGGCGTGAAGTTCCACACCACCGACTACTTCAAGCCGACCCGCGAGTTCAACGCCGACGACGTGGTCTTCACCTTCCAGCGCATGCTGGACAAGAACCACCCGTTCCGTAAGGCCTACCCGACCGAGTTCCCCTACTTCACCGACATGGGCCTGGACAAGAACATCGCCAAGGTGGAGAAGGTCGACGACATGACCGTGGCCTTCACCCTGAACGAGGTGGATGCCGCGTTCATCCAGAACCTGGCGATGAACTTCGCTGCGGTCCAGTCCGCCGAGTACGCCGATCAGTTGCTGAAGGCCGGCAAGGCCGCCGACATCAACCAGAAGCCCATCGGCACCGGCCCCTTCATGCTCAAGCGCTACCAGAAGGACGCGCAGATCCGCTTCACCGGCAACAAGGACTACTGGAAGCCCGAGGACGTGAAGATCGACAACCTGATCTTCGCCATCAACACCGACGCCTCGGTCCGCACCCAGAAGCTCAAGGCCGGCGAATGCCAGGTCACCCTCAACCCGCGCCCGGCCGACATCGAGGCCCTGAAGAAGGACCCGAACCTGCAGGTGCCGAGCGAGCCGGGCTTCAACCTCGGCTACATCGCCTACAACGTCACCCGTACCCCCTTCGACAAGCTCGAAGTGCGCCAGGCGCTGGATATGGCGGTGAACAAGCAGGCCATCATCGACGCCGTCTACCAGGGCGCCGGCCAGCTCGCCGTCAACGGCATGCCGCCGACCCAGTGGTCCTACGACGAAACCATCAAGGACCGCGACTTCAACCCGGAAAAGGCCCGGGAACTGCTCAAGGCCGCCGGCGTGAAGGAAGGCACCGAGATCACCCTCTGGGCCATGCCGGTGCAGCGTCCGTACAACCCCAACGCCAAGCTGATGGCCGAAATGCTCCAAGCCGACTGGGCCAAAGTCGGCATCAAGGCGCGCATCGTCAGCTACGAATGGGGCGAGTACATCAAGCGCGCCCATGCCGGCGAGCACGACGCCATGCTGATCGGCTGGACCGGCGACAACGGTGACCCGGACAACTGGCTGGGCACGCTCTACGGCTGCGATTCGGTGGATGGCAACAACTTCTCCAAATGGTGCGACGCCGGCTACGACAAACTGGTGAAGGCTGCCAAGGCCACCAGCGACGTCGAGAAACGCACCGAGCTGTACAAGCAGGCCCAGCACGTCCTGCAGCAGCAGGTGCCGATCACCCCGATCGCCCACTCCACCGTCTACCAGCCGATGCGTGCCAGCGTGAAGGACTTCCTGATCAGCCCCTTCGGACGTAACAGCTTCTACGGCGTCTCCAACGGGCGCTGA
- a CDS encoding response regulator transcription factor: protein MTDEPLIEGEEQPHLLLVDDDATFTRVMARAMARRGLRVSVAGSAEEGLLLAKDDLPDYAVLDLKMDGDSGLVLLPKLLELDAEMRVVILTGYSSIATAVEAIKRGATNYLCKPADADDVLTALLSEHADLDSLVPENPMSVDRLQWEHIQRVLAEHEGNISATARALGMHRRTLQRKLQKRPVRR from the coding sequence ATGACTGACGAACCCCTGATCGAAGGCGAAGAACAGCCCCATCTGCTGCTGGTGGATGACGATGCCACCTTTACCCGTGTCATGGCGCGAGCCATGGCGCGCCGCGGTCTGCGGGTGTCGGTCGCCGGCTCCGCGGAAGAAGGCCTGCTGCTGGCCAAGGACGACTTGCCGGATTACGCCGTACTGGACCTGAAGATGGATGGCGATTCCGGCCTGGTGCTGCTGCCCAAGCTGCTGGAACTGGACGCGGAAATGCGCGTGGTGATCCTCACCGGTTATTCGAGCATCGCCACGGCGGTAGAGGCCATCAAGCGCGGCGCCACCAATTACCTGTGCAAACCGGCCGACGCCGACGACGTGCTGACGGCGCTGCTGTCCGAGCATGCCGACTTGGACAGCCTGGTGCCGGAAAACCCCATGTCGGTGGACCGCCTGCAGTGGGAGCACATCCAGCGCGTGCTGGCCGAGCATGAAGGCAATATCTCCGCCACCGCCCGCGCCTTGGGCATGCACCGCCGGACCTTGCAGCGCAAGTTGCAGAAGCGGCCGGTAAGGCGCTGA
- a CDS encoding M24 family metallopeptidase: MTVGVGGKTPEQALAGLANMTAGADPIGLAEYQARIAKAQGLMREQGLAALYLNAGSNLRYFTGVKWSPSERMVGAVLPAHGPLAYIAPAFEEGTICDFREVDGVIHSWQEHESPYRLLLEMLAGMGIVADARVGLCPSLAFFMYDGIRQLGSGFDFVDAACVINPCRFHKSATELALMQRAKDMTLEVHKAAASILREGISTTEVAEFIHQAHRKVGAPGSTFCIVLFGEASAFPHGVKHAQVLKDGDMVLIDTGCQLHGYQSDITRSYVFGTPSDRQRALWNTEKAAQQAAFDAARLGEPCQVVDAAARRSLEAAGLGTDYQLPGLPHRTGHGIGMDIHEGPYLVRGDETPLAEGMCFSNEPMICVPGEFGIRLEDHFYMTASGPRWFTQPSHSIDDPFGLEA, from the coding sequence ATGACAGTGGGTGTGGGTGGCAAGACTCCGGAGCAGGCGCTGGCCGGCCTGGCGAACATGACCGCGGGCGCGGACCCCATCGGCCTGGCCGAATACCAGGCGCGCATTGCCAAGGCCCAGGGCCTGATGCGTGAGCAGGGTCTCGCGGCCCTCTACCTGAACGCCGGCAGCAATCTGCGCTACTTCACCGGGGTGAAATGGAGTCCGAGCGAGCGCATGGTGGGTGCCGTGCTGCCCGCTCACGGCCCGCTGGCTTATATCGCCCCCGCATTCGAGGAAGGCACTATCTGCGATTTCCGTGAGGTGGACGGGGTTATCCACAGCTGGCAGGAGCACGAGAGCCCCTATCGCCTGTTGCTGGAGATGCTGGCCGGCATGGGCATCGTCGCTGACGCCAGGGTGGGCCTGTGCCCGTCCCTGGCCTTCTTCATGTACGACGGTATCCGCCAACTGGGTTCGGGCTTCGACTTCGTCGATGCCGCTTGCGTGATCAACCCGTGCCGCTTCCACAAGTCCGCCACAGAGCTGGCGCTGATGCAGCGTGCCAAGGACATGACCCTGGAGGTGCACAAGGCCGCCGCGAGCATCCTGCGCGAAGGTATCAGCACCACCGAGGTTGCCGAGTTCATCCACCAGGCGCACCGCAAGGTGGGCGCGCCGGGATCGACTTTCTGCATCGTGCTGTTCGGCGAGGCCAGCGCCTTCCCCCACGGCGTGAAGCACGCGCAGGTGTTGAAGGATGGCGACATGGTGCTGATCGACACCGGCTGCCAGCTCCATGGCTACCAGTCGGACATCACCCGCAGCTATGTGTTCGGCACCCCGAGCGACCGTCAGCGCGCCCTGTGGAATACCGAGAAAGCCGCCCAGCAGGCCGCCTTCGATGCCGCGCGCCTGGGCGAGCCCTGCCAGGTGGTTGATGCCGCTGCCCGCCGCAGCCTGGAAGCCGCCGGCCTCGGCACGGATTACCAGTTGCCCGGCTTGCCTCACCGCACCGGTCACGGCATCGGCATGGATATCCATGAAGGCCCCTACCTGGTGCGCGGTGACGAGACGCCGCTGGCCGAGGGCATGTGCTTCTCCAACGAGCCGATGATCTGCGTGCCAGGGGAGTTCGGTATTCGTCTGGAGGACCACTTCTACATGACCGCCTCCGGGCCGCGCTGGTTTACCCAGCCGAGCCATTCCATCGACGACCCGTTCGGGTTGGAGGCTTGA
- a CDS encoding helix-turn-helix domain-containing protein — MTVEQIGERLRRYRRAANKTLNQVAAESGLTASFLSQAERNLTGVSISSLANIAKSLGIPLNSLFDQPAQHQPDSHQGERVRYTIGGQPLAYERLSSNFPGNLINAVKMSMPVGYQSELISHEGAEFAYVLSGQIVYTIEGRNYPLGPGDSVHFDAAKPHFLANAGVETAEVLTVTTMGLFDDHPTP, encoded by the coding sequence ATGACCGTAGAACAGATCGGCGAACGCTTGCGCCGCTACCGCCGTGCCGCCAACAAGACCCTGAACCAGGTCGCCGCCGAATCGGGTCTCACAGCCAGTTTCCTCTCCCAGGCGGAGCGCAACCTCACTGGCGTGTCCATCTCATCCCTGGCGAACATCGCCAAATCCCTGGGGATTCCGCTCAATAGCCTGTTCGACCAGCCCGCCCAGCACCAGCCCGACTCCCACCAGGGCGAACGCGTGCGCTACACCATCGGCGGCCAGCCACTGGCCTACGAACGCCTGTCCAGCAACTTCCCCGGCAACCTGATCAACGCGGTGAAGATGAGCATGCCGGTGGGTTACCAATCCGAACTCATCTCCCACGAGGGCGCCGAGTTCGCCTACGTGCTGTCCGGGCAGATCGTCTACACCATCGAAGGCCGCAACTACCCGCTGGGCCCAGGGGATTCGGTGCATTTCGACGCCGCCAAGCCGCACTTTCTCGCCAACGCCGGCGTTGAGACGGCCGAGGTCCTGACCGTCACCACCATGGGCCTGTTCGACGATCACCCCACGCCCTGA
- a CDS encoding SIMPL domain-containing protein (The SIMPL domain is named for its presence in mouse protein SIMPL (signalling molecule that associates with mouse pelle-like kinase). Bacterial member BP26, from Brucella, was shown to assemble into a channel-like structure, while YggE from E. coli has been associated with resistance to oxidative stress.), with the protein MPTFTRLAAALALCAASLGSLSAQAADDARYNQVAVRAEVSQEVAHDLMYVTLYSESQNADPAKLADEITRTLNAAVAKARNTKGVTVSLGSRNSYPVYDEKGQKITAWRERAELRLESADFATLSQLSADLLGQLKMAGMNFSIAEKTRKTHEDDLIKQAVDAFKARAQLATDALGGKGYKLVNLNLNSAGFQPPQPIMMRAMAAKGYADAAAVPEIEAGTSRVSVSADGTIEVQMP; encoded by the coding sequence ATGCCCACGTTCACCCGTCTCGCCGCCGCCCTCGCCCTCTGTGCCGCCAGCCTTGGCAGCCTCTCGGCCCAGGCCGCCGACGATGCCCGCTACAACCAGGTGGCGGTGCGTGCCGAAGTCAGCCAGGAAGTGGCCCACGACCTGATGTACGTCACGCTCTACAGCGAGTCGCAGAATGCCGACCCGGCGAAGCTCGCCGACGAAATCACTCGCACCCTCAACGCTGCCGTGGCCAAGGCCCGCAACACCAAGGGCGTGACCGTCAGCCTGGGCAGCCGCAACAGCTACCCGGTGTATGACGAGAAGGGCCAGAAGATCACCGCCTGGCGCGAGCGCGCCGAGCTACGCCTGGAAAGCGCCGACTTCGCCACCCTGTCCCAGCTCAGCGCCGACCTGCTGGGTCAGCTGAAAATGGCGGGAATGAACTTCAGCATTGCCGAGAAGACCCGCAAGACCCATGAAGACGACCTGATCAAGCAGGCCGTGGATGCCTTCAAGGCCCGCGCCCAACTGGCCACCGACGCCCTCGGCGGCAAGGGTTACAAGCTGGTCAACCTGAACCTGAACAGCGCCGGCTTCCAGCCGCCACAGCCGATCATGATGCGCGCCATGGCCGCCAAAGGTTACGCCGATGCGGCCGCCGTGCCCGAGATCGAAGCCGGTACCAGCCGCGTCAGCGTCAGCGCCGACGGCACCATCGAAGTGCAGATGCCCTGA
- a CDS encoding ABC transporter substrate-binding protein, whose product MRKNAVIQALVAAGLIASAPFASAASNLVFCSEGSPAGFDPGQYTTGTDFDAAAETVFNRLTQFERGGTAVIPGLAEKWDVSPDGLTYTFHLRKGVKFHTTDYFKPTREFNADDVLFTFQRMLDKDHPFRKAYPTEFPYFTDMGMDANIAKVEKVDGNTVKFTLNGVDAAFIQNLAMSFASIQSAEYADQLLKAGKAADINQKPIGTGPFVFKRYQKDAQIRFAGNKDYWKPEEVKIDNLIFAINTDASVRMQKLKAGECQVTLFPRPADLDALKKDSNLNMPSQPGFNLGYIAYNVTHKPFDKLEVRQALDMAVNKKAIIDAVYQGAGQLAVNGMPPTQWSYDETIKDAGYNPEKAKELLKAAGVAEGTEITLWAMPVQRPYNPNAKLMAEMLQNDWAKVGIKAKIVTYEWGEYIKRSKAGEHDAMLIGWSGDNGDPDNWLGTLYGCDAVEGNNFSKWCDASYDKLIKQAKATPDQAKRTEMYKQAQHILKDNVPITPIAHSTVYQPMRKNVQDFLISPFALNSFYGVSVGK is encoded by the coding sequence ATGCGTAAAAATGCCGTCATCCAGGCACTTGTCGCCGCTGGGCTGATCGCCAGCGCTCCCTTCGCCAGCGCTGCAAGCAACCTGGTGTTCTGCTCCGAAGGCAGTCCCGCCGGCTTCGATCCGGGCCAGTACACCACCGGCACCGACTTCGACGCCGCCGCCGAAACCGTCTTCAACCGCCTGACCCAGTTCGAGCGCGGCGGCACTGCGGTGATTCCGGGCCTGGCCGAGAAGTGGGACGTTTCCCCCGATGGCCTGACCTACACCTTCCACCTGCGCAAGGGCGTGAAGTTCCACACCACCGACTACTTCAAGCCGACGCGCGAGTTCAACGCCGACGACGTGCTCTTCACCTTCCAGCGCATGCTCGACAAGGACCACCCGTTCCGCAAGGCGTACCCCACCGAATTCCCCTACTTCACCGACATGGGCATGGACGCCAACATCGCCAAGGTGGAGAAGGTCGACGGCAACACCGTCAAGTTCACCCTCAATGGCGTGGATGCGGCCTTCATCCAGAATCTGGCGATGAGCTTCGCCTCCATCCAGTCCGCCGAATACGCCGACCAGTTGCTGAAGGCCGGCAAGGCCGCCGACATCAACCAGAAGCCCATCGGCACCGGCCCGTTCGTGTTCAAGCGCTACCAGAAAGACGCGCAGATCCGCTTCGCCGGCAACAAGGACTACTGGAAGCCCGAAGAGGTGAAGATCGACAACCTGATCTTCGCCATCAACACCGACGCCTCCGTACGCATGCAGAAACTCAAGGCCGGTGAATGCCAGGTCACCCTCTTCCCGCGTCCTGCCGACCTCGACGCGCTGAAGAAAGACAGCAACCTGAACATGCCCTCGCAGCCGGGCTTCAACCTCGGTTACATCGCCTACAACGTCACCCACAAACCGTTCGACAAGCTTGAAGTACGCCAGGCGCTGGACATGGCGGTGAACAAGAAAGCCATCATCGACGCCGTCTACCAGGGCGCGGGCCAACTGGCCGTGAACGGCATGCCGCCGACCCAGTGGTCCTACGACGAAACCATCAAGGACGCCGGCTACAACCCGGAAAAGGCCAAGGAACTGCTGAAAGCCGCCGGCGTTGCCGAAGGCACCGAGATCACCCTCTGGGCCATGCCGGTACAGCGTCCCTACAACCCCAACGCCAAACTGATGGCCGAAATGCTGCAGAACGACTGGGCCAAGGTTGGCATCAAGGCCAAAATCGTCACCTACGAGTGGGGCGAGTACATCAAGCGCTCCAAGGCCGGCGAGCATGACGCCATGCTGATCGGCTGGAGCGGCGACAACGGCGATCCGGACAACTGGCTGGGCACCCTCTACGGCTGCGACGCCGTGGAAGGCAACAACTTCTCCAAGTGGTGCGATGCCAGCTACGACAAGCTGATCAAGCAGGCCAAGGCCACCCCGGACCAGGCCAAGCGTACCGAGATGTACAAACAGGCCCAGCACATCCTCAAGGACAACGTGCCGATCACCCCGATCGCGCATTCCACCGTCTACCAGCCGATGCGCAAGAACGTGCAGGACTTCCTGATCAGCCCGTTCGCGCTCAACTCCTTCTATGGCGTGAGCGTCGGCAAATAA
- a CDS encoding ATP-binding protein has translation MLEPVQLLSASRQNLLRLTLIRILVLAAQAGSVGLAYKAQLLELPWLALSLTLGVSLVLCVGTALRLRGPWPVTELEYSVQLGFDLVIHSVLLYFSGGSTNPFVSYYLVPLTIAAATLPWLYTITLAGLALAAYTLLLVLFHPLEMPTGQRESLLIYGMWLSFALAAALITFFVARMAEELRRQDQLQAVRREEGMRDQQLLAVATQAAGAAHELGTPLATMSVLLKELRQEYGDKPALQDDLALLQQQVMLCKDTLQHLVRAAEADRRQAVVEQSLTEWLEVALNRWHLMRPEATYRYQCLGLGVAPRLKPPADLTQALLNLLNNAADACPEKLDIQVNWDHQWVVLSIRDHGAGVPLAIAEQLGRPFFTTKGKGFGLGLFLSQASVTRAGGTVKLYNHEEGGTLTELRLPRAYGVA, from the coding sequence ATGCTCGAACCCGTCCAGCTACTGTCTGCCAGCCGCCAGAACCTGCTGCGGTTGACCTTGATCCGCATCCTCGTCCTGGCCGCTCAGGCCGGCTCGGTCGGCCTCGCCTACAAGGCCCAGTTACTGGAGTTGCCCTGGCTGGCTCTGAGCCTGACCCTCGGCGTCTCGCTGGTGCTCTGTGTCGGTACGGCGCTGCGCCTGCGTGGGCCCTGGCCGGTGACCGAGCTGGAGTATTCGGTCCAGCTGGGGTTCGACCTGGTTATCCACAGCGTGCTGCTGTACTTCTCCGGGGGCTCCACCAACCCCTTTGTCTCTTATTACCTGGTACCGCTGACCATTGCCGCGGCGACCTTGCCCTGGCTTTACACCATTACCCTGGCGGGTCTGGCGCTGGCGGCGTACACCCTGCTGCTGGTGTTGTTCCATCCGCTGGAAATGCCCACGGGCCAGCGCGAATCGCTGCTGATCTACGGCATGTGGTTGAGCTTCGCCCTGGCGGCGGCGCTGATTACCTTCTTCGTCGCGCGCATGGCCGAGGAGCTGCGTCGTCAGGACCAGTTGCAGGCGGTACGTCGCGAGGAAGGCATGCGCGACCAGCAACTGCTGGCCGTGGCGACCCAGGCCGCCGGTGCCGCCCATGAGCTGGGCACGCCGCTGGCGACCATGAGCGTGCTGCTCAAGGAATTGCGGCAGGAGTACGGTGACAAGCCGGCGCTGCAGGATGATCTGGCCCTACTGCAGCAGCAGGTGATGCTCTGCAAGGACACCTTGCAGCACCTGGTGCGCGCCGCCGAGGCGGATCGTCGCCAGGCCGTGGTGGAGCAGTCGCTGACGGAGTGGCTGGAGGTCGCCCTCAATCGCTGGCACCTGATGCGTCCCGAGGCCACCTACCGTTACCAGTGCCTGGGCCTTGGCGTGGCGCCCCGGCTGAAGCCGCCGGCGGATCTGACCCAGGCGCTGCTGAACCTGCTGAACAACGCGGCCGACGCCTGCCCGGAGAAGCTCGACATCCAAGTCAACTGGGACCACCAGTGGGTCGTCCTGAGCATTCGCGACCACGGCGCAGGCGTGCCCCTGGCCATTGCCGAACAACTGGGCCGGCCCTTCTTCACCACCAAGGGCAAGGGGTTCGGCCTTGGCCTGTTCCTGAGCCAGGCCAGCGTTACCCGTGCCGGCGGTACGGTTAAACTCTATAACCACGAAGAAGGCGGCACCCTGACCGAGCTGCGCCTGCCGCGCGCCTATGGCGTCGCCTGA